From the genome of Fusobacterium varium, one region includes:
- the gyrA gene encoding DNA gyrase subunit A encodes MSNVNNRYIEDEMKESYLDYSMSVIVSRALPDVRDGMKPVHRRILFAMSELGMTYDKAYKKSARIVGEVLGKYHPHGDSAVYGTMVRMAQDFNYRYLLVDGHGNFGSIDGDSAAAMRYTEARMARISNELIDDIDKNTIDFRKNFDDSLDEPTVLPAKLPNLLLNGATGIAVGMATNIPPHNLGELVDGILALIDNPELTPLNLMEYIKGPDFPTGGIIDGQKGIRDAYMTGRGKVRVRGKVEIEEQKNGKAFIIIKEIPYQLNKATLIERIADLVKDKRVTGITDLRDESDRDGIRVVIEVKKGEEPELILNKLYKYTELQNTFGIIMLALVNNAPKVLNLKEILQEYLKHRFEVVTRRTKFDLDKAEKRAHILQGYKIALDNIDRIIEIIRGSSDGNQARELLIEKYAFSDVQARAILDMKLQRLTGLERGKIDAEHAEIEKYIAELREILSHDSKIYEIIKEELLYLKEKYNDDRRTLIENERMEILPEDLIKDENVILTLTNKGYVKRMEVSKYKAQKRGGKGVASQNTIEDDFVESIESASNLDTLMIFTNQGRVFNIKVYEIPETSKQSRGKLMSNIIRIREDEKIRAVIKTRDFSKDNEVVFVTKEGLIKKTNLDEFKNINNSGLKAIKLKEDDDIIYVGLIEKIDQEQVFIATKQGYSIRFNSDNVRPTGRDTMGVKSITLRPGDSIVSALLIKDEDGSILTVTENGYGKRTRIDEYPLQARSGKGVINIRCNAKTGAVVSVLPVTEGEELMAITSSGIVIRMPLDTIALYGRATQGVIIMKVDGAEKVVSITRVQSETEEEEDEELESSSVETENNIEEAEVVEKKED; translated from the coding sequence ATGTCAAATGTTAATAATAGATATATAGAAGACGAGATGAAAGAATCATATCTCGACTATTCCATGAGTGTAATTGTCAGCAGAGCGCTTCCAGATGTAAGAGATGGAATGAAGCCAGTTCATAGAAGAATACTTTTTGCTATGAGTGAACTTGGAATGACTTATGATAAAGCATATAAAAAGTCTGCCAGAATCGTTGGGGAAGTTTTAGGTAAATATCATCCACATGGAGATTCGGCAGTATATGGAACAATGGTAAGAATGGCTCAAGACTTCAATTACAGATATTTACTTGTAGATGGACATGGAAACTTTGGATCAATAGATGGGGATTCAGCTGCAGCCATGAGATATACAGAAGCAAGAATGGCAAGAATCAGTAATGAACTTATAGATGATATAGATAAAAATACTATTGATTTTAGAAAGAACTTTGATGATTCGTTAGATGAACCAACAGTTCTTCCAGCAAAATTGCCAAATCTACTTTTAAATGGAGCAACAGGAATAGCAGTAGGAATGGCAACAAATATTCCACCACATAATCTTGGAGAACTTGTAGATGGAATACTTGCTCTTATTGATAATCCAGAACTCACTCCTTTAAATCTTATGGAATATATAAAAGGGCCAGATTTTCCTACAGGAGGTATAATTGATGGTCAGAAAGGTATCAGAGATGCCTATATGACTGGAAGAGGTAAGGTAAGAGTAAGAGGTAAGGTAGAGATAGAGGAACAAAAAAATGGAAAAGCTTTTATTATTATCAAAGAAATTCCATATCAATTAAATAAAGCTACTCTTATTGAAAGAATAGCAGATCTTGTAAAGGATAAAAGAGTAACAGGAATAACAGATTTAAGAGATGAATCTGACAGAGATGGTATTAGGGTAGTTATAGAGGTTAAAAAAGGTGAAGAGCCAGAGCTTATATTAAATAAATTATATAAATATACAGAACTTCAAAATACATTTGGTATAATTATGCTGGCTCTTGTAAATAATGCACCAAAAGTGCTTAATCTTAAAGAAATACTTCAAGAATACTTAAAACATAGATTTGAAGTTGTAACTAGAAGAACTAAGTTTGATTTGGATAAAGCTGAAAAAAGAGCACATATATTACAAGGATATAAAATAGCTCTCGATAATATTGATAGGATAATTGAAATTATCAGAGGATCATCTGATGGAAATCAAGCCAGAGAGCTTTTAATAGAAAAATATGCTTTCTCTGATGTTCAAGCCAGAGCTATACTGGATATGAAACTGCAAAGACTTACAGGTTTGGAAAGAGGAAAAATTGATGCTGAACATGCTGAAATTGAAAAATATATAGCAGAATTGAGAGAAATTCTTTCTCATGATTCTAAGATATATGAAATAATCAAAGAAGAACTTCTTTATCTGAAAGAAAAATATAACGATGACAGAAGAACTCTTATTGAAAATGAAAGAATGGAAATACTTCCAGAAGATCTTATAAAAGATGAAAATGTTATACTTACTCTTACAAATAAAGGATATGTAAAGAGAATGGAAGTGAGTAAGTATAAAGCTCAAAAAAGAGGTGGAAAAGGAGTAGCAAGCCAAAATACTATAGAAGATGATTTTGTAGAAAGTATAGAATCTGCTTCTAACCTTGATACTCTTATGATATTTACAAATCAAGGAAGAGTATTTAATATAAAAGTTTATGAAATTCCAGAAACTTCTAAGCAGTCAAGAGGAAAACTTATGAGTAACATCATTAGAATAAGAGAAGATGAGAAAATAAGAGCTGTTATAAAAACAAGAGATTTCTCTAAAGATAATGAAGTGGTATTTGTTACTAAGGAAGGACTTATCAAAAAGACTAATCTAGATGAATTTAAAAATATTAATAATTCTGGATTAAAAGCTATCAAATTAAAGGAAGATGATGATATAATATATGTAGGACTAATAGAAAAGATAGATCAAGAGCAGGTATTTATTGCAACAAAACAAGGATACTCTATCAGATTTAATAGTGATAATGTAAGACCTACAGGAAGAGATACTATGGGAGTTAAATCTATAACTTTAAGACCTGGAGATTCGATTGTATCAGCACTTTTAATCAAAGATGAAGATGGAAGTATTCTTACAGTAACAGAGAATGGATATGGAAAGAGAACAAGAATTGATGAATATCCATTACAGGCCAGATCTGGTAAGGGAGTAATAAATATAAGATGCAATGCTAAAACTGGAGCAGTTGTATCAGTACTTCCTGTAACTGAGGGAGAAGAATTGATGGCTATTACATCTTCAGGTATAGTCATTAGAATGCCTCTTGATACTATTGCACTTTATGGAAGAGCCACTCAAGGAGTAATTATAATGAAAGTTGATGGAGCTGAAAAAGTTGTGTCTATAACTAGAGTGCAATCTGAAACTGAAGAAGAAGAAGATGAAGAATTAGAATCTAGTTCTGTAGAAACAGAAAATAACATAGAAGAAGCAGAAGTAGTGGAGAAAAAGGAAGACTAA
- a CDS encoding Putative metallophosphoesterase MG207 homolog: MKILVISDSHGKLEKLISIYEREKPDIVICAGDFSDDAEELSYVFPENTYHIVKGNCDYYDMQRSDEMILELGGHKVFLAHGHHYRVKLEYETIEKRGRELECDIVIFGHTHRPYLEKKKGITLFNPGAVLGNDYGIIKINKESIDFLLKRI; encoded by the coding sequence ATGAAAATATTGGTTATATCAGATTCGCATGGGAAATTAGAAAAATTGATTTCTATTTATGAAAGGGAGAAACCTGACATAGTAATATGTGCTGGAGATTTCAGTGATGATGCTGAAGAACTTTCATATGTCTTTCCAGAAAATACCTACCATATAGTTAAAGGTAATTGTGATTATTATGACATGCAGAGAAGTGATGAGATGATTCTTGAGCTAGGGGGACATAAGGTCTTCCTAGCTCATGGTCATCATTATAGAGTAAAACTTGAATATGAAACAATAGAAAAAAGAGGAAGAGAATTGGAATGTGATATAGTCATATTTGGTCATACACACAGACCATATCTTGAAAAGAAGAAAGGTATAACCCTTTTTAATCCAGGGGCTGTATTGGGAAATGATTATGGAATAATAAAAATAAATAAAGAAAGTATTGATTTTCTTCTAAAAAGAATTTAA